Proteins co-encoded in one Micropterus dolomieu isolate WLL.071019.BEF.003 ecotype Adirondacks linkage group LG19, ASM2129224v1, whole genome shotgun sequence genomic window:
- the LOC123957150 gene encoding uncharacterized protein LOC123957150, translated as MELHCLPTETPTTASSCSTDPLYDNCPPFAQRGRAREKEMESRVVCPAVTRLPGPCSSPLPGLAPAVAEIPTLVIGGRGTGAWPDHSYCSWRRVLGRQGWEAELDPGINRARGEQGYSWGVKDRAHLNQGLTPSQSEEHRSALSLYDNLPDAVTPDSLQEVFDMDTSLQEHLQEQMYPAWAPVQIQGLMDGEGLSEDKSTWSSCEIILAESSSINQDKNPEQDKKHEQEPELDSGSFGFKQGDLMLHLQLPMSPPQQDLPACSPQLSPTECQVMWPPAEAHHPEQPPCSPRVPPPVPLADPSASALRSLLTSLQQQIVRQREEYEARIISLEQRNEDLQVEVVRLKTNLAQQRQWYQAVQAKIMESERARATAELRNATLQKEMEQFFDTFGELNNEAKKTECIVKSF; from the exons ATGGAGCTGCACTGTCTTCCTACTGAGACACCCACCACAGCCAGCTCCTGCTCCACGGACCCCCTATACGATAACTGCCCACCTTTTGCCCAGCGAGGGAGGGCCAGGGAAAAGGAAATGGAGAGTAGGGTTGTGTGCCCGGCTGTAACCAGACTCCCAGGGCCCTGCAGTAGCCCACTGCCTGGTCTGGCCCCAGCTGTGGCGGAGATTCCCACACTGGTCATTGGGGGAAGAGGGACTGGCGCCTGGCCAGATCACAGCTACTGCAGCTGGAGAAGAGTTCTGGGAAGACAGGGATGGGAAGCAGAGCTGGATCCAGGCATCAACAGAGCAAGAGGAGAACAGGGATATAGCTGGGGAGTTAAGGACAGAGCTCATCTGAATCAGGGCTTGACTCCATCACAGAGTGAGGAGCACAGGAGTGCTCTGTCTCTGTATGATAACCTCCCCGACGCTGTCACCCCTGACAGCCTCCAAGAGGTCTTTGACATGGACACAAGCCTCCAGGAGCACTTGCAGGAGCAGATGTACCCTGCATGGGCCCCAGTGCAGATCCAAGGGCTGATGGATGGTGAGGGACTGAGTGAAGACAAGAGCACCTGGTCCTCCTGTGAGATCATCCTCGCTGAAAGCAGTTCCATTAACCAGGACAAGAATCCAGAGCAAGACAAGAAGCATGAACAGGAGCCAGAGCTGGACTCAGGATCCTTTGGATTTAAGCAGGGGGACCTGATGCTGCACCTCCAGCTCCCGATGTCACCTCCTCAACAAGATCTTCCGGCATGTTCCCCTCAGCTATCTCCAACGGAGTGCCAGGTTATGTGGCCCCCAGCTGAAGCCCATCACCCAGAGCAGCCACCCTGTTCTCCCAGGGTGCCCCCTCCTGTACCCCTGGCAGACCCCTCTGCCAGTGCCCTTCGCAGCCTCCTCACTAGCCTCCAACAGCAAATAGTCAGACAGAGGGAGGAGTACGAGGCACGGATAATCAG CCTGGAGCAAAGAAATGAAGACTTGCAGGTAGAGGTTGTTCGGTTGAAAACAAACCTCGCGCAGCAACGGCAGTGGTACCAGGCAGTCCAGGCTAAGATCATGGAGTCCGAAAGGGCCCGGGCTACCGCAGAACTACGCAATGCGACGCTGCAGAAGGAGATGGAGCAGTTCTTTGACACCTTTGGAGAGCTCAACAATGAGGCCAAGAAGACAGAATGTATCGTCAAGAGCTTTTGA